A section of the Triticum dicoccoides isolate Atlit2015 ecotype Zavitan chromosome 7A, WEW_v2.0, whole genome shotgun sequence genome encodes:
- the LOC119330157 gene encoding chaperone protein dnaJ 16-like has translation MAGSRFGSFKSDKGDSAAAAAAPPQRKDPYEVLGVARTATDQEIKSAFRRMALKYHPDKNADDPVASDKFQEVTFSYSILSDPHKRRQYDTSGFEAIETDSQELELDLSSLNTVNTMFAAIFSKLGVPIKTTVSATVLEEALNGSIVVSQLQLGNSVRKKVEKQTAHFYSIDITEQEAKKGLVCRVHSTEKSKFKLLYFELEENGGLSLALQEDSVKSSKVSSAGMYFLGFPVYRFEQNNSAPAAKDPDSAFFKRLDSFQPCDINELKPGTHFFAVYGDNFFKSATYTIEIVCAESFPTEKEKLQSVEAKILTKRAELSKFETEYREVLAKFTEMTSKYTQEMQMIDELLNERNVIHASYTNNPPLKRTSSRNKSKSSPSFKYDEEKNQRKEKKVKDQHMEACGSEDDDSSDKKTKERFPRKRWLNIPFKVDRRKPC, from the exons ATGGCGGGGTCGAGGTTCGGGTCGTTCAAGTCGGACAAGGGGGACTCGGCCGCGGCGGCCGCGGCGCCGCCCCAGAGGAAGGACCCGTATGAGGTGCTCGGGGTGGCCCGCACCGCCACCGACCAGGAGATCAAGAGCGCCTTCCGCCGCATGGCGCTCAA GTACCATCCGGATAAGAATGCTGATGACCCTGTCGCATCAGACAAGTTCCAGGAAGTCACCTTTTCTTACAGCATTCTCTCGGATCCCCATAAAAGGCGGCAGTACGACACGTCAGGATTCGAG GCCATCGAAACTGATAGCCAGGAATTGGAGCTGGACCTATCCAGTCTCAATACCGTAAACACCATGTTTGCAGCTATTTTCAG CAAGCTTGGTGTACCAATTAAGACAACTGTTTCAGCAACCGTTTTGGAGGAAGCATTAAATGGGTCTATTGTGGTTTCCCAGCTCCAGCTAGGAAACTCTGTGCGCAAGAAG GTGGAAAAGCAAACAGCTCATTTTTATTCTATAGACATCACAGAACAAGAAGCTAAGAAGGGGCTAGTTTGCCGTGTGCATTCAACTGAAAAAAGCAAATTTAAG CTGCTTTATTTTGAGCTCGAAGAAAATGGTGGGTTGAGCCTTGCACTGCAG GAAGATAGCGTAAAATCCAGCAAAGTTTCTTCTGCAGGAATGTACTTTCTTGGGTTCCCCGTGTATCGTTTTGAGCAAAATAACTCA GCACCAGCTGCGAAGGATCCTGATAGTGCATTCTTTAAAAGGTTGGATAGTTTCCAACCATGTGACATTAATGAACTGAAACCAGGAACCCACTTTTTTGCCGTCTATG GTGACAATTTCTTCAAAAGTGCAACATATACTATAGAGATTGTCTGCGCTGAATCTTTCCCTACTGAAAAGGAGAAGCTACAGAGTGTGGAGGCAAAGATACTTACAAAAAGAGCTGAGCTGTCTAAATTCGAGACAGAGTACCGTGAA GTCTTGGCAAAGTTCACTGAAATGACTAGCAAATACACACAAGAAATGCAAATG ATTGATGAGCTTCTTAATGAAAGGAATGTAATCCATGCATCCTATACCAACAATCCACCTCTAAAACGGACTTCGAGCAGGAATAAATCTAAATCATCACCTTCTTTCAAATATGATGAAGAAAAAAAccagaggaaagaaaagaaagtgaaggatcagcacatggaagcCTGCGGAAGCGAAGATGACGACTCGAGTGATAAGAAAACCAAAGAGCGGTTCCCAAGGAAGAGATGGCTAAACATTCCTTTCAAAGTTGACAGGAGAAAGCCATGCTGA